The genome window ACCAAGCATTTTGTAGTGGTTGAGGTAAAGGGAGAGAAGTGAAATGAAGGCTATTACATCTAATGTTGCCAAAGCACTACCTATAGGTGCCCGACTTCAATGCGTTGACAATACTGGTGCTAGAGAAGTGGAAATTATCTCTGTAAAAGGATACAAAGGTGTTCGCCGTAGACTTGATGTAGCCGGTGTCGGTGATATGATTATTGTTTCTGTGAAAAAAGGAGCTGTTGACATGAGAAAAGAAGTCATGACTGCAGTTGTTGTAAGACAGAAAAAAGAATTCCGACGTGCTGATGGACTACGAGTTAAATTTGAAGATAATGCAGCTGTAATTATCAGTCCAGAAGGTGTGCTTAAAGGATCTGAAATTAGAGGTCCTGTAGCTAAAGAAGCTGCTGACAGATGGCCTGGTGTAGGAAGCGCAGCTAGTATAATTGTATAAGGTGATAAAATGTCAACACAACCTAGAAAACAAAGGAAATACATTTACACTGCACCTTTACACGCACGCCACAAACTTATGGGTGTGACCTTAAGTAAAGATCTTCGAGAAGAATTTGGTAGAAGATCCCTTCCTGTAAGGAAAGGAGACACTGTTCAAGTTATGCGTGGTGATTTTAAGAACCACGAAGGAAAAATTGAAAAAGTGGATCTTAAAAACTACCGGGTACTGGTCGAGGGTGCTACTACTCAAAAAACAGATGGAAATGCAGTTTTTTTCCCGATTCACCCATCAAATTTGATGATTGTGGATATGGACTTGAAAGATGAAAAAAGAAATAAAATTATAGAGCGGAAGGGATAACATGGCAAAGATGGGATCAAGAAAACATCTTAAACGTTTCAAGTCACCTAAACATTGGCCCATTCATCCTAAGGAAGATAAATGGACCGTTAAACCGTCTGCAGGCCCTCATGCCATTGAAGACTCACTACCTCTCATGATTGTTATCAGAGATATTCTAAAAGTTGCTGATAACTCAAGGGAAGCAAAGAGAATCATTAACAATGGTGAGATATTAGTAGATGGACGTGTAAGAAAAGATTACAAATTCCCCGTAGGATTTATGGATGTAATACAGATTCCTACCAATGGAAGCGTCTACAGGGTTTTGCCTGATGAAAAAGGAAGACTTATACTACATCCAATCAAAGAAGAAAATGTAGAATTTAAGTTATGTAAAATTGAAGATAAAACTACTGTTAAAGGTGGAAAAACTCAATTAAACTTACATGACGGAAGGAACTGTCTCAGCGAAGAACAACATAAAGCTGGAGATGTAGTGAAACTTAAAGTACCTGAACAAGAAGTTATGGAATCCATAATTTTTGAAGAAGGTAATATTGGTCTGGTCACCGGTGGTAAGCACATTGGTGAAATTGGAAAGATTAAAGAAATTAATATAACTAAATCTTCAAGACCTAACACAGTTATTATTGAAACTGAAAGCAAAAAGACATTCCTAACTTTGAAAGATTATGTTTTTGTTATTGGAAAAGAAGAACCAGTTATTTCACTCCCTGGAGGTAAGTAAATGAACCCTATGGAGGAAATAACCATTGCTAAAGCCACTGTCAGTATTGGTGTTGGTGAAGGTGGTGAAAGATTAGTCCGTGCTGAGAATTTATTAAACTCACTCACTGATCAAAAATCTGTTCGAACTTATTCTAAAGTAACTAATCCTGAATTTGGTATACGAAAAAACCAACCAATAGCATGTAAAGTAACCTTACGTGGTGAAAAATCTGAAAAAGCTATAAAAATGGTTTTAAGTGGAATAGGTAATAAATTAAAAGCAAGACAGTTTGATGCTCAAGGTAATGTTTCATTTGGAATTGAAGAACATATTGATATTCCAGGAATGAGATATGAACCGGAAATAGGAATATTTGGGATGAACCTGTCTATAACTTTTGAAAAACCCGGATACCGAATTAAAAGAAGAAAAATTCAAAGGAAAAAAATCCCGGCTAAACACCAGGTCAATAAAGAAGAGACCATGAAGTTTATGCAGGATAAATTCCAGGTTAAAATAAAGTAAGGGTGATATAGTGCCAAGAAAATATGGAAAGGCATCCAGAAAATGTTCAAGATGCGGGGATCACTCTGCTCTGGTTAGAAGATATGGGCTTATGTTATGCAGACAGTGCTTCAGAGAACTTGCCCCAAAAATTGGATTTAAAAAGTATAATTAGGTATAGAGGTGTTTAAATATGACTCTTATGGATCCTCTTGCAAATGCCCTAACTAATATGCGGAACAATGAAATGCAGGGAAATGGGAATTGTAATATCTCCCCAGCATCTAAATTAATAGGGCGTGTCTTAAGGACTATGCAAAAAGAAGGCTACATTGGTGAATTTGAATACATTGATGACGGCAAAGCTGGAAAGTTCATTGTTGAACTGGAAGGAAATATAAACCAATGTGGGGTTATCAAACCCAGACATGCCGTTAAAAAAGATGAATTCGAAAAATTCGAAAAAAGATATTTACCAGCTAAAAATTTCGGAATAATGATTGTTACCACCCCTCAGGGTATAATAACCCACAAAGAAGCAAAAGAAAAGGGTATTGGTGGCAGATTGCTGGCATATATATATTAAGGTGATATCATGGTTCTAGCAGCTGTAATTCGGGAAGAAATTGAAATCCCGGAAGGTGTGGAAGTTACCTTAAATGATGAGGTTAATGTAAATGGGCCTCAAGGTCAACTTTCAAGAAAATTTACCTACCCCATCACCATAAAAAAAGAAGATGAGAAAGTAGTATTGGAAAGTCAGTTTCCTAAAAAGAGAGATAAAGCAATGCTGGGAACAATCAGATCCCATATCTCAAATATGATTACTGGGGTAACTGATGGATTCACATATACTATGAAAATAGTTTACGCTCACTTTCCTATGACTGTAAAAGTAACTGGGAATAAAGTTACTATTGAAAATTTCCTTGGAGAAAGACATCCCCGTACTGCTAATATAGTCGGGACTGCTAAAGTTCAAGTTAAAGGTGATGAAGTCATAGTGACCGGGATTAACAAGGAAGACGTGGGACAAACCATGGCTAACTTAGAACAGGCCACTAAAATTAAGGGAAGAGATCCTAGGGTATTCCAAGATGGTATATACCTCATTAATAAAGATTAAGGCATTGAGAACTACTTTATCGGTGATTCAATGAAGAAAAAATTCAAACGTCAGGAATATGCCAGGTATAAGAAGCTCGGTGAAAAGTGGAGAAAAGCCAGAGGAAAAACTAGTAAAAGAAGGAGATACGAAAAGGGCAAACCTGCCATGCCAACTATTGGTTATGGTACTCCAAGATTAACTAGAGGCCTTCACCCTTCCGGCTACCAGGATATTCTAGTAAACAATGTTAAGGAATTAGAGAACTTAGATCCTAGCAAACAAGCAGGAAGAGTAAGTTCTACTGTAGGAAAAAGAAAAAAGGAAATAATGTTAGAAAAAGCTAAAGAACTGGGTATTAAAATCTTAAATAAATAATATCAGTTCTTTTAGAAATGTCCGATATGATTATTATCATATATATCATTTGATGTATTATTATTCAAAAGCCAAAATGGCTATTGATGAGGGATTGGTAAGGAAATATAAAATTAATCCAATCTTGAAATGATTTGAACATCATTTCATTAACGGGCATACTTGAATCATTATGGTTCAAGTCATTTTATCAGCTCAACGCTGAACAAGGAGGTTTCTTAAATGAATCTTACTACTCAGAAAAGATTGGCTGCAGATATACTTAAAGTAGGGGTAAACCGTGTATGGATTGACCCTGAACAAGTAGAAGAAGTTTCACGGGCTATAACCAGGGAAAGTGTGAAGCAGCTAATAGATGCCAAGGTTATCAAGGCTAAACCTCAAAAAGGGATAAGCAGTTATAGATCTAAAAAAATAGCCCAACAAAAAAGTAAGGGAAGAAGAAAAGGTAGAGGTAGTATTAAAGGCGCCCAAGGCGCTCGAAGTCCTAAGAAGGAAGCTTGGATGACTACCATAAGGGCCTTAAGGAAGGACCTTAAACAAATGAGAGACGATCGGGAGATCAACACTACTTCATATCGTAAACTCTACAGGATGGCAAAGGGCGGTGCCTTCAGAAGTAAATCTTACATGAAAACCTATGCCCGGGACCACGACTTGCTCAGGAAGTAGGAGGGATTAAGTTGGCACACGGATCAAGATATAAAGTAGCATTTAGAAGAAGAAGAGAAGGAAAAACTGATTATCATGCCAGATTAAGATTAGTTGATCTGGATAAATCACGTCTGGTTGTTAGAATTTCTAACAATCATGTCATTGCTCAAATAATCAACGTGGCAGAAAATGGTGATGAGACACTAGTTTCAGCTCATTCTAAAGAATTAGAAAAATTAGGATGGTTAGCTGGAACCAAAAATACGTCTGCAGCATATTTAACCGCATACTTATGTGCTAAAAAAGCATTAAACAGAGGTATTGATGGCGCTGTTTTAGATATAGGTCTCAAATCATCTACAACTGGTTCTAAAGTATTTGCAGCATTAAAAGGAGCAGTTGATGCTGGTTTGAATGTTCCTCATGGAGAATCAATTCTTCCTGATGAAAGCAGGATTACTGGTGAACATATAGCAGAATATGCTAAGTCCTTAGATGATGCTGAACTTAAGAATAAGTTCTCAAAATATTTAGAAAAAGGTCTTTCACCAGTTGATTTACCAGACCACTTTGAAGAAATAAAGAACAAGATAAATGAGGCTGAGGTATAATCATGAACTTTAACAAAGAGGACTGGGAACCTAAAACTAATTTAGGGCGCATGGTAAAAGACGGCGTCATAACGGATATTGATGAAATATTCGAAAAGGGTTTACCTATAATGGAACTAGAAATTGTAGATAAATTACTCCCTGGTTTAGAAGAAGAAGTAATGGATGTTAACCTGGTCCAAAGAATGCACAAATCTGGAAGAAAAGTAAATTTTAGAGTAATTGTTGCTGTTGGAAATAAAGACGGTTATGTGGGTTTAGGTCAAGGTAAAGCACGTGAAGTAGGCCCTGCTATCAGAAAAGCAGTTGATGATGCTAAATACAATATTATAAAAGTTAGAAGGGGCTGTGGAGATTGGGGTTGTGTTTGTGGAAAAGAACACACCGTACCATTCAAAGTGTCTGGAAAAACTGGTAGTGTCAGGGTAACTATTATGCCTGCTCCTGGAGGAGTAGGATTAGCTATTGGTGATGTTGGAAAAACTATCATGAAATTAGCAGGTATTGATGATGTATGGTCCCAAACTAGTGGCCAAACACAAACTACTGTAAACTTTGCCAATGCAACCTTTGATGCCTTGAAACAGTTAAGTAAGGTAAAAGCCCAGAAAAAAGATCTTAAAAATCTGGGTGTTTGTACCAGTTAAATGGTGATAAAATGTTTGCAGCAATTAGAGTAAGAGGCGAAGCCGGTGTTAAGAAAGATATTTCAGACACCATGATGATGTTACGACTCAACCGGATTAATCATGCAGTTTTAATTGATGATGAAAATCCTAGTTACAATGGAATGCTCATAAAATCCAAAGATTACATAACCTGGGGTGAAATAGACTCAGAAATCCTCGCACAACTTATTCAAAAAAGAGGACGGATTGTCGGTGGCGAAAAAGTAACTGATGAGTACATTAATGATAACACAGATTATTCTTCTATAGAAGAATTTGCTGAGGCTATCTTTGAGTCCAAAGTGACTTTAGAGGAAGCCAACATAAAACCAGTATTCCGACTACACCCTCCAAGAAAAGGATATGAGAGTGTTAAAACCGCTTTTGCTGAAGGAG of Methanobacterium alcaliphilum contains these proteins:
- a CDS encoding 50S ribosomal protein L5, which codes for MNPMEEITIAKATVSIGVGEGGERLVRAENLLNSLTDQKSVRTYSKVTNPEFGIRKNQPIACKVTLRGEKSEKAIKMVLSGIGNKLKARQFDAQGNVSFGIEEHIDIPGMRYEPEIGIFGMNLSITFEKPGYRIKRRKIQRKKIPAKHQVNKEETMKFMQDKFQVKIK
- the rplX gene encoding 50S ribosomal protein L24, giving the protein MSTQPRKQRKYIYTAPLHARHKLMGVTLSKDLREEFGRRSLPVRKGDTVQVMRGDFKNHEGKIEKVDLKNYRVLVEGATTQKTDGNAVFFPIHPSNLMIVDMDLKDEKRNKIIERKG
- a CDS encoding 30S ribosomal protein S8; this encodes MTLMDPLANALTNMRNNEMQGNGNCNISPASKLIGRVLRTMQKEGYIGEFEYIDDGKAGKFIVELEGNINQCGVIKPRHAVKKDEFEKFEKRYLPAKNFGIMIVTTPQGIITHKEAKEKGIGGRLLAYIY
- a CDS encoding 50S ribosomal protein L32e, whose product is MKKKFKRQEYARYKKLGEKWRKARGKTSKRRRYEKGKPAMPTIGYGTPRLTRGLHPSGYQDILVNNVKELENLDPSKQAGRVSSTVGKRKKEIMLEKAKELGIKILNK
- a CDS encoding 50S ribosomal protein L19e — translated: MNLTTQKRLAADILKVGVNRVWIDPEQVEEVSRAITRESVKQLIDAKVIKAKPQKGISSYRSKKIAQQKSKGRRKGRGSIKGAQGARSPKKEAWMTTIRALRKDLKQMRDDREINTTSYRKLYRMAKGGAFRSKSYMKTYARDHDLLRK
- the rpmD gene encoding 50S ribosomal protein L30, whose translation is MFAAIRVRGEAGVKKDISDTMMMLRLNRINHAVLIDDENPSYNGMLIKSKDYITWGEIDSEILAQLIQKRGRIVGGEKVTDEYINDNTDYSSIEEFAEAIFESKVTLEEANIKPVFRLHPPRKGYESVKTAFAEGGSLGYRKEQIKDLIKKMV
- a CDS encoding 50S ribosomal protein L6, with protein sequence MVLAAVIREEIEIPEGVEVTLNDEVNVNGPQGQLSRKFTYPITIKKEDEKVVLESQFPKKRDKAMLGTIRSHISNMITGVTDGFTYTMKIVYAHFPMTVKVTGNKVTIENFLGERHPRTANIVGTAKVQVKGDEVIVTGINKEDVGQTMANLEQATKIKGRDPRVFQDGIYLINKD
- a CDS encoding 50S ribosomal protein L18 produces the protein MAHGSRYKVAFRRRREGKTDYHARLRLVDLDKSRLVVRISNNHVIAQIINVAENGDETLVSAHSKELEKLGWLAGTKNTSAAYLTAYLCAKKALNRGIDGAVLDIGLKSSTTGSKVFAALKGAVDAGLNVPHGESILPDESRITGEHIAEYAKSLDDAELKNKFSKYLEKGLSPVDLPDHFEEIKNKINEAEV
- the rpsE gene encoding 30S ribosomal protein S5 — translated: MNFNKEDWEPKTNLGRMVKDGVITDIDEIFEKGLPIMELEIVDKLLPGLEEEVMDVNLVQRMHKSGRKVNFRVIVAVGNKDGYVGLGQGKAREVGPAIRKAVDDAKYNIIKVRRGCGDWGCVCGKEHTVPFKVSGKTGSVRVTIMPAPGGVGLAIGDVGKTIMKLAGIDDVWSQTSGQTQTTVNFANATFDALKQLSKVKAQKKDLKNLGVCTS
- a CDS encoding 30S ribosomal protein S14 translates to MPRKYGKASRKCSRCGDHSALVRRYGLMLCRQCFRELAPKIGFKKYN
- a CDS encoding 50S ribosomal protein L14, whose amino-acid sequence is MKAITSNVAKALPIGARLQCVDNTGAREVEIISVKGYKGVRRRLDVAGVGDMIIVSVKKGAVDMRKEVMTAVVVRQKKEFRRADGLRVKFEDNAAVIISPEGVLKGSEIRGPVAKEAADRWPGVGSAASIIV
- a CDS encoding 30S ribosomal protein S4e yields the protein MAKMGSRKHLKRFKSPKHWPIHPKEDKWTVKPSAGPHAIEDSLPLMIVIRDILKVADNSREAKRIINNGEILVDGRVRKDYKFPVGFMDVIQIPTNGSVYRVLPDEKGRLILHPIKEENVEFKLCKIEDKTTVKGGKTQLNLHDGRNCLSEEQHKAGDVVKLKVPEQEVMESIIFEEGNIGLVTGGKHIGEIGKIKEINITKSSRPNTVIIETESKKTFLTLKDYVFVIGKEEPVISLPGGK